The following proteins are encoded in a genomic region of Saccharopolyspora antimicrobica:
- a CDS encoding translation initiation factor IF-2 N-terminal domain-containing protein — protein sequence MLNTDNPAGSASGQSPTPTGEEQGTIELPAKLRVHALAKLLGSSSREIINTLESIGESVRSAQSNITREVALQVVEALNPELVAESEAPAEPAAPAAQPEQAEAEQPAAEEPAAQEPAAVEPAIPVAHFAAAANEPAPESNALAGLTPVFAAPEAMFLAPSAAPQETRPEPKAEPEPAAAEVEEPAEAKTEAPDDSADSDEDGEGTGRRRRRRGRRGRGRGRGADSETGGEGDSETSEEAETAEEPAAEEPAEEQPAAESEGAGESNRRRRRRRRRKGSADDETGAREDDPPNTVVHVREPSAETRQDSSDDEVRAVKGSTRLEAKRQRRRDGREAGRRRAPVLSEAEFLARRESVDRKMVVRQNGDQTQIAVLEDNVLVENFVTSSGTGSLVGNVYLGRVQNVLPSMEAAFVDIGRGRNAVLYAGEVDWDAAGLAGKARRIEQALQTGDSVLVQVTKDPVGHKGARLTTQISLPGRFLVYVPGGGATGISRKLPDTERKRLKEILKRIVPDNAGVIIRTASEGTSEEALDRDVRRLQAQWEVIKEKAEIPGAQAPQLLYEEPDLLIKVVRDLFTEDFSQMTVQGSDAWDTIEAYVQHVAPDLAQRLVKHVGKNDVFTEQRINEQIAKALDRKVWLPSGGYLVIDRTEAMTVIDVNTGKFTGSGGNLEETVTRNNLEAAEEIVRQLRLRDIGGIIVIDFIDMVLESNRDLVLRRLTECLGRDRTRHQVAEVTSLGLVQMTRKRVGTGLLEAYSSTCEHCRGRGLLVSTEPTSHPNGGHGGGGNGSSNNGSRRNRNRGKQHEAEQPEPKQPETAKAPEPEKPEPERREAAKVEAAKPEAAKVEPAKPVEQKPAEQKPEQAKPAEVTAEAAAEAKPAAAVQAEPKAEAVEAKPVEAAKPAEAAKPVEQPAAAVKAAEPAVAEAKPTPAPEANGRRRKATRAAGSAGAAVAPLVVSKPAEPVEPADNGLAEVAPAAPVRRARRRAASRPAGPPVEG from the coding sequence ATGTTGAACACGGACAATCCCGCTGGAAGCGCCAGCGGGCAATCGCCCACACCCACCGGAGAAGAGCAGGGCACGATCGAGCTGCCCGCCAAGCTCCGTGTGCACGCACTGGCCAAGCTGCTGGGGTCCAGCAGCCGGGAGATCATCAACACGCTGGAGTCGATCGGCGAATCGGTCCGCAGCGCGCAGTCGAACATCACCCGCGAGGTGGCGCTGCAGGTCGTCGAGGCCCTGAACCCGGAGCTGGTGGCCGAATCGGAGGCCCCGGCCGAGCCGGCGGCCCCGGCCGCTCAGCCGGAGCAGGCCGAAGCCGAGCAGCCGGCTGCCGAGGAACCGGCCGCTCAGGAACCGGCGGCCGTCGAGCCCGCGATCCCGGTCGCGCACTTCGCGGCGGCCGCGAACGAGCCGGCTCCGGAGAGCAACGCGCTGGCCGGGCTGACGCCGGTCTTCGCCGCGCCGGAGGCGATGTTCCTGGCGCCGTCCGCGGCTCCGCAGGAGACGCGGCCCGAGCCGAAGGCCGAGCCGGAGCCCGCCGCCGCGGAGGTCGAGGAGCCCGCCGAGGCCAAGACCGAAGCCCCGGATGACTCCGCCGACAGCGACGAGGACGGCGAGGGCACCGGTCGGCGCCGCCGCCGTCGTGGTCGCCGCGGTCGCGGTCGTGGTCGCGGTGCCGACTCCGAGACCGGTGGCGAAGGCGATTCGGAGACCTCCGAGGAAGCCGAGACCGCTGAGGAGCCCGCGGCGGAGGAGCCCGCCGAGGAGCAGCCCGCCGCCGAGTCCGAGGGCGCTGGGGAGTCGAACCGCCGCCGCCGTCGCCGTCGTCGCCGCAAGGGTTCGGCCGACGACGAGACCGGTGCCCGCGAGGACGACCCGCCGAACACCGTCGTGCACGTCCGCGAGCCGTCCGCCGAGACCCGCCAGGACAGCAGCGACGACGAGGTCCGCGCGGTCAAGGGCTCGACCCGCCTGGAGGCCAAGCGGCAGCGCCGCCGGGACGGCCGCGAGGCCGGTCGCCGCCGCGCCCCGGTGCTCTCCGAGGCCGAGTTCCTGGCCCGTCGCGAGTCGGTGGACCGCAAGATGGTCGTCCGGCAGAACGGCGACCAGACGCAGATCGCGGTGCTGGAGGACAACGTCCTCGTCGAGAACTTCGTGACCTCGTCGGGCACCGGCTCGCTGGTCGGCAACGTCTACCTGGGCCGCGTGCAGAACGTGCTGCCCAGCATGGAAGCCGCCTTCGTCGACATCGGCCGCGGCCGCAACGCGGTGCTCTACGCCGGTGAGGTGGACTGGGACGCCGCCGGGCTGGCGGGCAAGGCGCGCCGCATCGAGCAGGCGCTGCAGACCGGCGACAGCGTCCTGGTGCAGGTCACCAAGGACCCGGTCGGCCACAAGGGCGCCCGGCTCACCACCCAGATCAGCCTGCCGGGCCGGTTCCTGGTGTACGTGCCGGGCGGCGGTGCCACCGGCATCAGCCGGAAGCTGCCGGACACCGAGCGCAAGCGGCTCAAGGAGATCCTCAAGCGGATCGTCCCGGACAACGCCGGGGTGATCATCCGCACCGCGTCGGAGGGCACCAGCGAGGAAGCGCTGGACCGCGACGTGCGGCGCCTGCAGGCGCAGTGGGAGGTCATCAAGGAGAAGGCCGAGATCCCCGGCGCGCAGGCCCCGCAGCTGCTCTACGAGGAGCCGGACCTGCTGATCAAGGTCGTCCGCGACCTGTTCACCGAGGACTTCTCGCAGATGACGGTCCAGGGCTCCGACGCCTGGGACACCATCGAGGCCTACGTCCAGCACGTCGCGCCCGACCTGGCGCAGCGGCTGGTCAAGCACGTCGGCAAGAACGATGTGTTCACCGAGCAGCGGATCAACGAGCAGATCGCCAAGGCCCTGGACCGCAAGGTCTGGCTGCCCTCCGGCGGCTACCTGGTGATCGACCGCACCGAGGCCATGACGGTGATCGACGTCAACACCGGCAAGTTCACCGGTTCCGGCGGCAACCTCGAGGAGACCGTCACCCGCAACAACCTGGAAGCGGCCGAGGAGATCGTCCGCCAGCTCCGGTTGCGCGACATCGGCGGCATCATCGTCATCGACTTCATCGACATGGTGCTGGAGTCCAACCGCGACCTGGTGCTGCGCCGCCTCACCGAGTGCCTGGGCCGGGACCGCACCCGCCACCAGGTCGCCGAGGTGACGTCGCTGGGCCTGGTCCAGATGACCCGCAAGCGGGTCGGCACCGGCCTGCTGGAGGCCTACAGCAGCACCTGCGAGCACTGCCGCGGCCGCGGCCTGCTGGTCTCCACCGAGCCCACCAGCCACCCGAACGGCGGCCACGGCGGCGGCGGGAACGGCAGCAGCAACAACGGCTCTCGCCGCAACCGCAACCGCGGCAAGCAGCACGAGGCCGAGCAGCCGGAGCCGAAGCAGCCGGAGACGGCGAAGGCACCCGAGCCGGAGAAGCCCGAGCCGGAGAGGCGCGAGGCTGCGAAGGTCGAGGCCGCGAAGCCTGAGGCCGCGAAGGTCGAGCCGGCGAAGCCCGTGGAACAGAAGCCTGCGGAGCAGAAGCCCGAGCAGGCGAAGCCCGCGGAGGTGACGGCCGAAGCGGCAGCGGAGGCGAAGCCCGCGGCAGCGGTGCAGGCCGAGCCGAAGGCGGAGGCCGTCGAGGCGAAGCCGGTAGAAGCGGCGAAGCCCGCTGAGGCCGCGAAGCCGGTCGAGCAGCCGGCGGCAGCCGTCAAGGCCGCGGAGCCGGCCGTCGCGGAGGCGAAGCCGACGCCCGCGCCGGAGGCCAACGGCCGACGGCGGAAGGCGACGCGAGCGGCCGGCAGCGCCGGCGCGGCGGTGGCGCCGCTGGTGGTCAGCAAGCCGGCGGAGCCGGTGGAGCCTGCCGACAACGGCCTGGCCGAGGTGGCTCCGGCCGCGCCGGTCCGCCGGGCTCGCCGCCGGGCCGCGTCGCGACCTGCTGGTCCGCCCGTCGAAGGCTGA
- a CDS encoding carboxylesterase/lipase family protein: protein MNRERDHHCESRRGGTGVIELDSGRVRGLSFEEHRLFQGIPYAAPPVGELRWSLPRPVEPWAGVRDATAPGSPCPQLPQSFADVGSVDEDCLFLNVTAPRSGGRKPVMVWLHGGGGTNGEGSVFDARRLSVAEDVVVVTANYRLGIFGNFGYPGLPGGAFGIADQQEVLRWVQRNIGAFGGDPGNVTLFGESYGGLSIGAHLVAPGSAGLFHRAIVQSGFPLMRAPANTYVPGSPEMPSLWLSATELEGLAEHVIGEAGWLRPGHGSAVDQLRALPVEQLLQLSPVFTRSGFGNEVLPESPVQALTAGRFHRVPVLAGNTRDEARLFVAMFFDGTGQPVTSDGYGKLLAEGFDAAADDIAREYPLDAYATPSLAWSTVINDAAWARSLWDLAQALHERTPTYVYEFADRDAPPVVPFPEGFPPGAYHGSELPYQFDMGGLAPLSAEQWRLAATMHRYWANFARSGDPNGPGLVDWPRFAAADRHVQSLHPERTGPADFAADHRMEFWTR from the coding sequence ATCAATCGCGAACGCGACCACCACTGTGAATCGCGGAGAGGCGGGACAGGCGTAATAGAGCTGGACTCGGGTCGGGTGCGAGGCCTGAGCTTCGAGGAGCACCGGCTCTTCCAGGGGATCCCCTACGCCGCGCCGCCCGTCGGCGAGCTGCGCTGGAGCCTGCCGCGGCCGGTCGAACCGTGGGCCGGGGTTCGGGACGCGACCGCTCCGGGCAGTCCGTGCCCGCAGCTCCCGCAGTCCTTCGCCGATGTGGGCAGCGTGGACGAGGACTGCCTGTTCCTGAACGTGACCGCACCGCGCTCCGGTGGCCGCAAGCCGGTCATGGTGTGGCTGCACGGTGGCGGCGGCACCAACGGTGAAGGGTCGGTCTTCGACGCGCGACGGCTGTCGGTCGCCGAGGACGTCGTGGTGGTGACCGCCAACTACCGGCTCGGCATCTTCGGCAACTTCGGCTACCCGGGGCTGCCCGGCGGCGCCTTCGGCATCGCCGACCAGCAGGAGGTGCTCCGCTGGGTGCAGCGCAACATCGGAGCGTTCGGCGGCGACCCGGGCAACGTCACGCTGTTCGGCGAGTCCTACGGCGGGCTCTCGATCGGCGCGCACCTGGTGGCTCCGGGCTCGGCGGGCCTGTTCCACCGGGCGATCGTGCAGAGCGGCTTCCCGCTGATGCGCGCTCCGGCGAACACCTACGTGCCCGGCTCGCCGGAGATGCCGTCGCTGTGGCTGTCGGCGACCGAGCTCGAAGGGCTGGCCGAGCACGTGATCGGTGAGGCCGGGTGGCTGCGCCCAGGGCACGGCAGCGCTGTCGACCAGCTGCGTGCGCTCCCGGTCGAGCAGCTGCTCCAGCTGAGCCCGGTGTTCACCCGGTCCGGGTTCGGCAACGAGGTGCTGCCGGAGTCGCCGGTGCAGGCGCTGACGGCCGGCCGCTTCCACCGCGTGCCGGTGCTCGCGGGCAACACCCGGGACGAAGCCAGATTGTTCGTCGCGATGTTCTTCGACGGCACCGGCCAGCCGGTCACCTCGGACGGCTACGGCAAGCTGCTGGCGGAGGGCTTCGACGCGGCGGCCGACGACATCGCGCGCGAGTACCCGCTCGACGCCTACGCGACGCCCAGCCTCGCCTGGTCGACGGTGATCAACGACGCCGCGTGGGCGCGCTCGCTCTGGGACCTCGCGCAGGCCCTGCACGAGCGCACTCCCACCTACGTCTACGAGTTCGCGGACCGGGACGCGCCGCCGGTGGTGCCGTTCCCGGAGGGCTTCCCGCCCGGCGCCTACCACGGGTCCGAACTCCCGTACCAGTTCGACATGGGCGGGCTCGCGCCGCTGTCAGCGGAGCAGTGGCGGCTGGCGGCGACGATGCACCGCTACTGGGCCAACTTCGCGCGCAGCGGCGACCCCAACGGGCCGGGCCTGGTCGACTGGCCGCGCTTCGCGGCGGCCGACCGGCACGTCCAGTCGCTGCACCCGGAGCGGACCGGACCCGCCGACTTCGCCGCCGACCACCGGATGGAGTTCTGGACCCGCTGA
- a CDS encoding TIGR03936 family radical SAM-associated protein: MQKLRLRYAKRGRLRFTSHRDVARTFERALRRAGVPMAYSQGFSPHPKVSWAGAVPTGVSSVAEYVELQLVERVEPAALRAELNAALPDGIDVLEAAEARPGALADRLEVSRWRIDLPGTDVAELRDAVTALMAADTALVERMTKDGRRTIDARAALLSAEVQTAHPTVAESDQNSSATAQVDDWPKASEPYGILVTVVRQTTPVVRPDDVLSALRVVAGLEPSAAASATRLEQGRLDDGGGIADPLAQDSGAERSPAGEPTAG, encoded by the coding sequence GTGCAGAAGCTGCGGCTCCGCTACGCCAAGCGGGGGCGGTTGCGGTTCACCTCGCACCGGGACGTGGCGCGCACCTTCGAGCGCGCCCTGCGACGGGCCGGGGTACCGATGGCGTATTCCCAGGGCTTCAGCCCGCACCCGAAGGTGTCCTGGGCGGGCGCGGTGCCCACCGGGGTGTCCAGCGTGGCCGAGTACGTGGAGCTGCAGCTCGTGGAGCGGGTGGAGCCCGCGGCGCTGCGCGCCGAGCTCAACGCCGCGCTGCCCGACGGCATCGACGTGCTCGAAGCCGCGGAGGCCCGGCCGGGCGCGCTGGCGGACCGGCTGGAGGTGAGCCGGTGGCGGATCGACCTGCCCGGCACGGACGTCGCGGAGCTGCGTGACGCCGTCACCGCGCTGATGGCCGCCGACACGGCGCTGGTGGAGCGGATGACCAAGGACGGTCGCCGCACCATCGACGCCCGCGCGGCGCTGCTCAGCGCGGAGGTCCAGACCGCGCACCCGACGGTCGCTGAGAGTGATCAAAATTCCTCCGCGACCGCCCAGGTGGACGATTGGCCGAAGGCATCGGAACCGTATGGGATACTTGTAACGGTCGTTCGGCAGACAACACCCGTCGTACGACCCGACGACGTACTGAGCGCCCTGCGTGTCGTCGCCGGTCTGGAACCGTCGGCCGCCGCGAGCGCGACCCGGCTGGAACAGGGTCGGCTCGACGACGGAGGCGGCATCGCCGACCCGTTGGCCCAGGACTCAGGCGCCGAGCGGAGTCCGGCAGGGGAGCCCACGGCCGGATGA
- a CDS encoding TetR/AcrR family transcriptional regulator yields MRANFSSAEQSRSFTEQGRRAQIVAAAIEAIVELGYPRASFGQIAKRAGLSSTGMISYHFKNKAELMRQVVADVYRTAEELVGARVVAADTARGQLRAFIEASADFYRTHHPQLRALTEILINERGGDPVLPHRHEIEGLAELFRAGQRAGEFRDFDPHVMAVTLRHALDGVALRLGTEADTDTDLYARELATTFDLATRASQEKS; encoded by the coding sequence ATGCGAGCAAATTTCAGCTCGGCTGAGCAAAGCAGGTCGTTCACCGAGCAGGGCAGGCGGGCGCAGATCGTCGCGGCGGCCATCGAGGCGATCGTCGAGCTCGGATATCCGCGCGCTTCCTTCGGGCAGATCGCCAAGCGCGCCGGGCTGAGCAGCACCGGGATGATCTCCTACCACTTCAAGAACAAGGCCGAGCTGATGCGGCAGGTCGTCGCCGACGTCTACCGGACGGCCGAGGAGTTGGTGGGCGCCCGCGTCGTCGCCGCCGACACCGCGCGCGGGCAGCTCCGTGCCTTCATCGAGGCCAGCGCGGACTTCTACCGCACGCACCACCCTCAGCTCCGGGCGCTCACGGAGATCCTCATCAACGAGCGCGGCGGCGATCCGGTGCTGCCGCACCGCCACGAGATCGAAGGTCTCGCCGAGCTGTTCCGCGCCGGTCAGCGGGCGGGGGAGTTCCGGGACTTCGACCCGCACGTCATGGCGGTGACGTTGCGCCACGCGCTGGACGGCGTCGCGCTGCGCCTCGGCACGGAAGCGGACACCGACACGGACCTCTACGCCCGCGAACTCGCGACCACCTTCGACCTCGCGACCCGAGCCAGCCAGGAGAAGTCATGA
- a CDS encoding glycosyltransferase family 2 protein — protein MTQTPLPQVSLLAPAKNEQENLPALFAQISEAMQQQDRSWELVVVDDGSTDGSWQVISEHAARDPRIRGIRLRRNFGKAAALAAGVAEVRGELLVTLDADLQDDPAEIPRLLAELDAGTDLVSGHKANRQDPLGKRLPSKVFNWFTGLITGLKLSDHNCGLKAARTEVYRRVPLYGELHRYIPALAHQLGYRVAEMPVNHRPRLHGKSKYGLERYLRGALDLLTVVALTRYGRRPAHLFGGLGMLAGTIGTLILLYLTGVWLFTDQPIGTRPLLTLGILLEIFAVQMISVGLLAELVLHRTGRDHDVDVLVADQTPTASAAA, from the coding sequence ATGACGCAAACCCCGTTACCGCAGGTGTCGCTGCTCGCCCCGGCGAAGAACGAGCAGGAGAACCTGCCCGCGCTGTTCGCCCAGATCAGCGAGGCCATGCAGCAGCAGGACCGCAGCTGGGAGCTGGTGGTCGTCGACGACGGCAGCACCGACGGCAGCTGGCAGGTGATCAGCGAGCACGCGGCGCGGGACCCCCGGATCCGCGGCATCCGGCTGCGCCGCAACTTCGGCAAGGCCGCCGCGCTGGCCGCCGGGGTCGCCGAGGTGCGCGGTGAGCTGCTGGTCACGCTGGACGCCGACCTGCAGGACGACCCGGCCGAGATCCCCCGGCTGCTGGCCGAGCTCGACGCCGGGACCGACCTGGTCAGCGGGCACAAGGCCAACCGGCAGGACCCGCTGGGCAAGCGGCTGCCGTCGAAGGTGTTCAACTGGTTCACCGGGCTGATCACCGGCCTGAAGCTGTCCGACCACAACTGCGGGCTCAAGGCCGCGCGGACCGAGGTCTACCGGCGGGTTCCGCTGTACGGCGAGCTGCACCGCTACATCCCGGCGCTGGCGCACCAGCTCGGCTACCGGGTCGCCGAAATGCCCGTGAACCACCGGCCGCGGCTGCACGGCAAGTCCAAGTACGGCCTGGAGCGCTACCTGCGCGGCGCGCTGGACCTGCTTACGGTGGTCGCCCTCACCCGCTACGGGCGGCGGCCCGCGCACCTGTTCGGCGGGCTGGGGATGCTGGCGGGCACGATCGGCACGCTGATCCTGCTGTACCTGACCGGCGTGTGGTTGTTCACCGACCAGCCGATCGGCACCCGGCCGCTGCTGACGCTGGGCATCCTGCTGGAGATCTTCGCGGTGCAGATGATCTCGGTGGGGCTGCTCGCCGAGCTCGTGCTGCACCGCACCGGCCGCGATCACGACGTCGACGTCCTGGTCGCCGACCAGACGCCGACCGCATCGGCCGCCGCCTGA
- a CDS encoding arabinosyltransferase domain-containing protein translates to MLALLIPFLPVKHDVTTLKWPTAEGTRSVSAPLVAYSPLWLDAEVPCAAVRSLDERTAGPGMLLSTNPPSSDFGKLTGLVLQVDNGQVALFSKGRQVSTTQLPPGDCTIAVRADASGTTATVGGKQWAHVLGDQRPQLTGVYSALDNAVDDVRGLSFEARVDNRFSTEPTVLKAVMMALTVAAFIGSVVCLRRLDVRAGRRAPRLAPTGWWKPTLRDAAVFVALGVWWLIGAMTSDDGYVLSMLRSEESAGYVSNYYRWFANPESPFGWWYEPYALWVQVSTATPWVRLPALLMGIVSWLLISREVLPRLGQQVRRSNAAGWAAAAVFLAFWLPYNNGLRAEPVVVLFSLLALCAVERAVATGRLVPAALGLVAAALSVGVNPHGLVAVLPYIAAIKPLYRLVRKRAQEFGRLPVLAPIAASGFVILTLVFYDQTFRSVLDSMELKTTFGPNGRWYEELSRYSLLFSQSPDGSLTRRFPVLLVILCLVTCAVVLLRRNRIRGAALGPSRRLLAIVAMCFVVLALTPTKHTHHFGIFAAFGGALAALTALATSTTVLRSRRNRAAFVAGLMVILAFAATGPNAWWYVSGWGIPWFDKPPSIGGYNFSTLFLVFAAVAGVIALIEHLRIDENNPKVVDESWDSPEKRSRALRLGTAPLSVLCALLVLGELAAFGKAIQKQDDTYNLGVDNIKQLAGSSCGLSDYIDVETDPRAGVLPVSPEQPTVAARATDKAVPVPPRRLVGHETAAEYLRPKETGFTRPGVPVSNGGDPEEPSWRPPHQFGDDAAPAWGSYDEAGLGTGELRTPWYDLPEEALSGKTPVVLSLAGSETGANSLVMEFGRDTERGFEITGRYEVEQGPPPGWRDHRYSLGAEAEGATKMRVIAIDQALGAEGWLAVTAPRVPKLASMTELVGDSPTFVEWPAALVHPCLRISGLYNGVAEMPHFRVSAGELVRDVGEGWSSPDAGGPFGWLNVASSVRELPTYLRGDPQQDWGSLYVVHPYDADALPAQAALDIRPETHWGTWSPGPLTEAVELPGDVPSSDDRTDIPTFDTPEQN, encoded by the coding sequence GTGCTCGCGCTCCTGATCCCGTTCCTCCCGGTCAAACACGACGTCACCACGCTCAAGTGGCCGACGGCGGAAGGCACCAGATCGGTGTCCGCACCGCTGGTCGCCTACTCACCGCTGTGGTTGGACGCGGAGGTGCCCTGCGCCGCCGTGCGGAGCCTCGACGAGCGCACCGCCGGGCCCGGCATGCTGCTGAGCACGAATCCGCCGTCCTCGGACTTCGGCAAGCTGACCGGTCTGGTGCTGCAGGTCGACAACGGCCAGGTGGCGCTGTTCTCCAAGGGACGGCAGGTCAGCACGACCCAGCTGCCGCCCGGTGACTGCACCATCGCGGTGCGCGCGGACGCCTCCGGCACCACCGCCACCGTCGGCGGCAAGCAGTGGGCGCACGTGCTCGGCGACCAGCGGCCGCAGCTGACCGGCGTCTACTCGGCGCTGGACAACGCGGTCGACGACGTCCGGGGCCTGTCGTTCGAGGCCCGCGTCGACAACCGGTTCAGCACCGAACCAACGGTGCTGAAGGCGGTCATGATGGCGCTGACCGTCGCGGCGTTCATCGGCTCCGTGGTGTGCCTGCGGCGGTTGGACGTCCGGGCCGGGCGGCGCGCGCCGCGGCTGGCCCCGACCGGCTGGTGGAAGCCGACGCTGCGCGACGCGGCGGTGTTCGTCGCGCTGGGCGTGTGGTGGCTGATCGGGGCGATGACCTCCGACGACGGCTACGTGCTCAGCATGCTGCGCTCGGAGGAGAGCGCTGGTTACGTCAGCAACTACTACCGCTGGTTCGCCAACCCCGAATCCCCGTTCGGCTGGTGGTACGAGCCGTACGCGCTGTGGGTGCAGGTATCCACGGCGACGCCGTGGGTGCGGCTGCCCGCGCTGCTGATGGGCATCGTGTCCTGGCTGCTGATCAGCCGCGAGGTGCTTCCGAGGCTCGGCCAGCAGGTCCGGCGCTCCAACGCCGCGGGCTGGGCCGCCGCCGCGGTGTTCCTGGCGTTCTGGCTGCCCTACAACAACGGCCTCCGCGCCGAGCCGGTCGTGGTGCTGTTCTCGCTGCTGGCGCTGTGCGCCGTCGAGCGCGCGGTGGCCACCGGACGGCTGGTGCCCGCGGCGCTGGGCCTGGTGGCCGCGGCCCTGTCGGTGGGCGTCAACCCGCACGGCCTGGTCGCCGTGCTGCCCTACATCGCCGCGATCAAGCCGCTGTACCGGCTGGTGCGCAAGCGGGCGCAGGAGTTCGGCCGGTTGCCGGTGCTGGCGCCGATCGCCGCGTCCGGCTTCGTGATCCTCACGCTGGTCTTCTACGACCAGACCTTCCGCTCCGTGCTGGACTCGATGGAGCTCAAGACCACCTTCGGGCCCAACGGCCGGTGGTACGAGGAGCTCAGCCGCTACAGCCTGCTGTTCAGCCAGAGCCCGGACGGTTCGCTGACCCGCCGCTTCCCGGTGCTGCTGGTGATCCTGTGCCTGGTGACCTGCGCCGTCGTGCTGCTGCGCCGCAACCGGATCCGCGGCGCTGCGCTGGGCCCGAGCCGGCGGCTGCTGGCGATCGTCGCGATGTGCTTCGTGGTGCTGGCCCTGACCCCGACCAAGCACACCCACCACTTCGGCATCTTCGCCGCCTTCGGCGGTGCGCTGGCCGCGCTGACCGCGCTGGCCACCAGCACCACGGTGCTGCGCTCGCGGCGCAACCGGGCGGCGTTCGTGGCCGGGCTGATGGTGATCCTGGCGTTCGCGGCGACCGGGCCGAACGCCTGGTGGTACGTCTCCGGCTGGGGCATCCCGTGGTTCGACAAGCCGCCGTCGATCGGCGGCTACAACTTCAGCACGCTGTTCCTGGTCTTCGCCGCCGTCGCCGGTGTCATCGCGCTGATCGAGCACCTGCGCATCGACGAGAACAACCCGAAGGTCGTCGACGAGAGCTGGGACAGCCCGGAGAAGCGCAGCCGGGCGCTGCGGCTGGGCACCGCGCCGCTGTCGGTGCTGTGCGCATTGCTGGTGCTCGGCGAGCTGGCGGCCTTCGGCAAGGCCATCCAGAAGCAGGACGACACCTACAACCTGGGTGTGGACAACATCAAGCAGCTTGCCGGATCCAGCTGCGGGTTGTCCGACTACATCGACGTGGAGACCGATCCGCGAGCGGGTGTGCTGCCGGTGTCGCCCGAGCAGCCGACGGTGGCCGCCCGGGCGACCGACAAGGCCGTGCCGGTTCCGCCGCGGCGGCTGGTCGGCCACGAGACGGCCGCGGAGTACCTGCGGCCGAAGGAGACCGGCTTCACCCGGCCCGGCGTGCCCGTCAGCAACGGCGGCGACCCGGAGGAGCCGAGCTGGCGGCCGCCGCACCAGTTCGGCGACGACGCCGCCCCGGCGTGGGGCAGCTACGACGAGGCCGGACTCGGCACCGGTGAGCTGCGCACGCCCTGGTACGACCTGCCGGAGGAGGCGCTCAGCGGCAAGACCCCGGTGGTGCTCAGCCTGGCCGGCTCGGAGACCGGCGCGAACTCGCTGGTGATGGAGTTCGGCCGCGACACCGAGCGCGGCTTCGAGATCACCGGTCGCTACGAGGTCGAGCAGGGCCCGCCGCCCGGCTGGCGCGACCACCGCTACTCGCTGGGCGCCGAGGCCGAGGGCGCCACGAAGATGCGCGTCATCGCGATCGACCAGGCGCTCGGCGCGGAGGGCTGGCTGGCGGTGACCGCACCGCGCGTGCCGAAGCTGGCCAGCATGACCGAGCTCGTCGGCGACTCCCCGACGTTCGTGGAGTGGCCCGCCGCGCTGGTGCACCCGTGCCTGCGGATCTCCGGTCTGTACAACGGTGTCGCCGAGATGCCGCACTTCCGGGTGTCGGCCGGTGAGCTGGTGCGCGACGTCGGCGAGGGCTGGTCCTCGCCGGACGCGGGCGGACCGTTCGGCTGGCTCAACGTCGCATCGAGCGTGCGGGAGCTGCCGACCTACCTGCGCGGCGACCCGCAGCAGGACTGGGGCTCGCTCTACGTCGTGCACCCGTACGACGCGGACGCGCTGCCCGCGCAGGCGGCGTTGGACATCCGGCCGGAGACCCACTGGGGCACCTGGTCGCCGGGACCGCTGACCGAGGCGGTGGAGCTGCCGGGCGACGTGCCCAGCTCCGACGACCGGACCGACATCCCGACCTTCGACACACCAGAGCAGAACTGA